One Bos taurus isolate L1 Dominette 01449 registration number 42190680 breed Hereford chromosome 25, ARS-UCD2.0, whole genome shotgun sequence genomic window carries:
- the ZNF713 gene encoding zinc finger protein 713 yields MSQESLTFQDVAVDFTREEWDQLYPAQKNLYRDVMLENYRNLVALGHQLYKPEVITQLEQEEQWMMGRVSPPDTHPDGENRPEIKKSNHNMSDENQTHDMIMERLTGDSFWYSILGGLWEFDYQLEFNQENQQRYLGQVSFTHKKITQERGLECSRFGENYNLNSNLLMQQRIPSMKIPLNSDTQGNSIKRNSDLIYYQGNYVRENPYEYNECGKIFNQHLLLTSHIHTEGKHSECRKAFSQNSSLTQPQMVLTGEKPYKCDECGKRFSQRIHLIQHQRIHTGEKPFICNECGKAFRQHSSFTQHLRIHTGEKPYKCNQCGKAFSRITSLTEHHRLHTGEKPYECSFCGKAFSQRTHLNQHERTHTGEKPYKCNECEKAFSQSAHLNQHRKIHTREKLCEYNKCEKTLSHSPSLTPQHITQNF; encoded by the exons ATGTCTCAG GAATCACTGACATTCCAGGACGTGGCTGTGGACTTCACCAGAGAAGAGTGGGACCAGCTGTACCCTGCTCAGAAGAACCTCTACCGAGATGTGATGCTGGAAAACTATAGGAATCTGGTTGCACTGG GGCATCAACTGTATAAGCCAGAGGTGATCACTCAGTTGGAGCAGGAGGAGCAGTGGATGATGGGAAGAGTCAGCCCACCAGACACTCATCCAG ATGGGGAGAATAGAccagaaattaaaaaatcaaaccaTAATATGTCTGATGAAAATCAAACCCATGACATGATAATGGAGAGACTAACAGGAGACAGTTTCTGGTACTCCATcttaggtggactctgggagtttgaTTACCAGTTAGAATTCAACCAAGAAAACCAGCAGAGATACTTAGGACAAGTATCTTTTACCCACAAAAAGATCACACAGGAGAGAGGCCTTGAATGTAGTAGATTTGGGGAAAACTATAATCTGAACTCAAACCTTCTTATGCAACAGAGAATTCCTTCAATGAAAATACCCCTTAATTCTGACACACAAGGAAATAGCATCAAACGTAATTCAGATCTGATTTACTATCAGGGAAACTATGTAAGAGAGAATCCTTATGAATATAATGAGTGTGGAAAAATCTTCAATCAACATCTTCTTCTTACCAGTCATATTCATACTGAAGGGAAACACAGTGAATGCAGGAAGGCCTTCAGCCAGAACTCATCTCTTACTCAACCTCAGATGGTCCTcacaggagagaaaccctataAGTGTGATGAATGTGGGAAAAGATTCAGCCAGAGAATACACCTTATtcaacatcagagaattcacacgGGAGAAAAACCTTTTATATGcaatgaatgtgggaaagccttccGTCAACATTCATCCTTTACTCAGCATctgagaattcatactggagagaagccctatAAATGTAATCAGTGTGGTAAAGCCTTTAGCCGGATCACATCCCTTACTGAACATCATAGACttcacactggagaaaaaccTTATGAATGTAGTTTttgtgggaaagccttcagccAGAGGACACATCTTAATCAGCATGAGAGaactcacacaggagagaaaccttataaatgtaatgaatgtgAAAAAGCCTTCAGCCAGAGTGCACACCTTAATCAACATAGGAAAATCCACACTCGGGAGAAATTGTGTGAGTATAATAAATGTGAGAAAACCTTAAGCCACAGTCCTTCCCTTACTCCACAGCACATAACTCAGAATTTTTAG
- the ZNF713 gene encoding zinc finger protein 713 isoform X1, with amino-acid sequence MPSQDAVLSQEGNTEKEMNVGSQTVMSQESLTFQDVAVDFTREEWDQLYPAQKNLYRDVMLENYRNLVALGHQLYKPEVITQLEQEEQWMMGRVSPPDTHPDGENRPEIKKSNHNMSDENQTHDMIMERLTGDSFWYSILGGLWEFDYQLEFNQENQQRYLGQVSFTHKKITQERGLECSRFGENYNLNSNLLMQQRIPSMKIPLNSDTQGNSIKRNSDLIYYQGNYVRENPYEYNECGKIFNQHLLLTSHIHTEGKHSECRKAFSQNSSLTQPQMVLTGEKPYKCDECGKRFSQRIHLIQHQRIHTGEKPFICNECGKAFRQHSSFTQHLRIHTGEKPYKCNQCGKAFSRITSLTEHHRLHTGEKPYECSFCGKAFSQRTHLNQHERTHTGEKPYKCNECEKAFSQSAHLNQHRKIHTREKLCEYNKCEKTLSHSPSLTPQHITQNF; translated from the exons atGCCCTCTCAGGATGCTGTACTTTCTCAAGAAggaaacacagagaaggaaatgaatgtTGGATCACAGACAGTCATGTCTCAG GAATCACTGACATTCCAGGACGTGGCTGTGGACTTCACCAGAGAAGAGTGGGACCAGCTGTACCCTGCTCAGAAGAACCTCTACCGAGATGTGATGCTGGAAAACTATAGGAATCTGGTTGCACTGG GGCATCAACTGTATAAGCCAGAGGTGATCACTCAGTTGGAGCAGGAGGAGCAGTGGATGATGGGAAGAGTCAGCCCACCAGACACTCATCCAG ATGGGGAGAATAGAccagaaattaaaaaatcaaaccaTAATATGTCTGATGAAAATCAAACCCATGACATGATAATGGAGAGACTAACAGGAGACAGTTTCTGGTACTCCATcttaggtggactctgggagtttgaTTACCAGTTAGAATTCAACCAAGAAAACCAGCAGAGATACTTAGGACAAGTATCTTTTACCCACAAAAAGATCACACAGGAGAGAGGCCTTGAATGTAGTAGATTTGGGGAAAACTATAATCTGAACTCAAACCTTCTTATGCAACAGAGAATTCCTTCAATGAAAATACCCCTTAATTCTGACACACAAGGAAATAGCATCAAACGTAATTCAGATCTGATTTACTATCAGGGAAACTATGTAAGAGAGAATCCTTATGAATATAATGAGTGTGGAAAAATCTTCAATCAACATCTTCTTCTTACCAGTCATATTCATACTGAAGGGAAACACAGTGAATGCAGGAAGGCCTTCAGCCAGAACTCATCTCTTACTCAACCTCAGATGGTCCTcacaggagagaaaccctataAGTGTGATGAATGTGGGAAAAGATTCAGCCAGAGAATACACCTTATtcaacatcagagaattcacacgGGAGAAAAACCTTTTATATGcaatgaatgtgggaaagccttccGTCAACATTCATCCTTTACTCAGCATctgagaattcatactggagagaagccctatAAATGTAATCAGTGTGGTAAAGCCTTTAGCCGGATCACATCCCTTACTGAACATCATAGACttcacactggagaaaaaccTTATGAATGTAGTTTttgtgggaaagccttcagccAGAGGACACATCTTAATCAGCATGAGAGaactcacacaggagagaaaccttataaatgtaatgaatgtgAAAAAGCCTTCAGCCAGAGTGCACACCTTAATCAACATAGGAAAATCCACACTCGGGAGAAATTGTGTGAGTATAATAAATGTGAGAAAACCTTAAGCCACAGTCCTTCCCTTACTCCACAGCACATAACTCAGAATTTTTAG